The nucleotide sequence TTTTGAACTTTACCCAGAATGTTTTCACAGATAGTGTTTTTCAAAGTTGTTCCCACCTAGTTAGATTGGAAACACTTATCTTACGAAAGAATAAATTGAAAGACCTTTACAAAGTAGGTCTCATGACGAAGCATATGACATCTTTGGAAATATTGGATGTTAGTGTGAATTCTTTGGAATATGATAGATATGATGGAAATTGCACTTGGGTTGGGAGTATAGTGGTGTTAAATTTGTCTTCAAATATACTTACTGACTCTGTTTTCAGATGTTTACCTCCCAAGGTCAAGGTGCTTGATCTTCACGATAACAGAATAAGGAGCATTCCTAAACCAATCATGAAGCTAGAAGATTTGCAAGAACTCAATGTTGCTTCCAATTCTTTAGCCCACTTTCCTGACTGTGGTACTTTTAATAGGCTTTCTGTACTGATCATTGACTCTAATTCAATTTCCAATCCATCAGCTAATTTCCTCCAGAGCTGCCATAACATTAGGTCCATGAGCGCAGGGAATAATCCATTCCAATGTACATGTGAGCTGAGAGAATTTGTCCAAAGTCTAGGCCAGGTAGCAAGCAAAGTAGTAGAGGGTTGGCCTGATTCTTATAAGTGTGACTCTCCAGAAAACTATAAGGGAACCCTACTGAAGGACTTTCACGTGTCTCCGTTATCCTGCAACACAACTCTGCTGCTTGTCACCATTGGGGTCGCTGTGCTAGTGTTCACTGTTACTGTGACTGCGCTCTGTATCTACTTTGATCTGCCCTGGTATCTTAGGATGGTGTTTCAGTGGACCCAGACCCGGCGCAGGGCAAGAAACACACCCTTAGAAGAACTCCAAAGAACCATCCAGTTCCATGCTTTTATTTCATACAGTGAACATGATTCTGCCTGGGTGAAGAATGAACTGGTACCCtgcctagaaaaagaagaactaagGATTTGTCTCCATGAGAGAAACTTTATTCCTGGCAAGAGCATTGTGGAAAATATCATAAACTGCATTGAGAAAAGTTACAAGTCCATCTTTGTTCTGTCTCCCAACTTTGTTCAGAGTGAGTGGTGCCATTATGAACTGTACTTTGCCCACCACAATCTCTTTCATGAAGGATCTAATAACTTAATCTTGATCTTGCTGGAACCCATTCCACAGAACTGCATTCCCAGCAAGTATCACAAGCTGAGGGCTCTCATGACGCAGCGGACTTACTTGGAATGGCCCAAGGAGAAGAGCAAACATGGACTTTTTTGGGCTAATATTAGAGCTGCTTTTAATATGAAGTTAACACTAATTGCTGAAAACAATAACGCAGAAGCttcttaaaaatcaggaaatccCATTTAAGAAACCATCATTAACTTGGATTCTGATGAacatgatggttttttttttttttaatttatttatgatagtcacacagagagagagagagagagagagaggcagagacacaggcagagggagaagcaggctccatgcaccgggagcccgacgtgggattcgatcccgggtctccaggatcgcgccctgggccaaaggcaggcgctaaaccgcagcgccacccagggatcccgaacatgATGGTTTTAAGTTGCTGTCTAGATGGTGCCCCTAGTCTCTCTACACATTCAGTGAAGACTTCATGAAAACTGTTTCAGCTCATCTGGGGAGCAAGGCTGGAGGCTGAGGTGGTGCTCAAACCTGTGTATTACAGGTAGCTCAGTGGCTTCTGGTTCAACCATTCTGTTTCAAATGCAAACACCCTTGAGTAAATGCTTGTTAGAGGACCTttgctctcccttctcctttcccaaaTGGATTCTGTGTGAGCAGGAGTTTATGGGACTTCATGGTGACAAGGAAAGGCTCAACCTCAGAAATGTACACAATGGCCCTTGGAGTGTCTTATGGAGCCTCATTGGCCTCTAGGTGAACTTTGTCATCCTGTTCAACTTTGGAGTTTGGGAAAAAATTAGaccagttataaaaaataaagatttttttctgagtatattattaaatttttgaTCCTGGCACACAAATATGTAGTTAACCAGTGGGGACTCatgatttaataatttatatatataaagggaaacacagttgacccttgaacaacatgggtttgaactgcatggatcCACTTGTACGTGAACTTTTTACAGTACagtagaataaatatattttgtcttccttgtgattttcttaatgttttcttttttctagtttatttcattGTGAGGATacaatatataacacatataaaatatgtgttaattgactgtttatgttattagtaAGGGCTCTGGTCAACAGGAGGCTATTGGTAATTAAATTTGGGGGTGttaaaagttatacatggatttttgagtGCACAGGGGGTGAGTACGCTTTACttccacattgttcaagggtcagctgtacagCCTTCAGTAACAGATTGTTGAGAGCAAAGATATGGATTTATTTGCTTGCAAAGGAAACTCAGAGCCAAATTTATTTATAACTCGTTATTGAATAGGACTTTTCTGGTTGTTTTAGAATTTTAGCaaatggctgccttcttgctgtgtcctcagatggcctttcctctgtgtgcacaCATTCCggtgtcttttcctcttctgatAGGGAAAATCACACTGGATTAGGgtcccacccttatgacctcatttaacctcaaCCTCAAAATTTGTATCTCCAAACATAGCCATATTCTAAGGTACTGGGGGTGAGGACTTCGACATGTATATTTTGGAGGGGACACAATTTAGTCCATAACAGATGACTATgcagataaattaaaaaacattgtgAGAGAGGTTATTAGTTGTCACCAATATTCCTTCACCTTTAATTTAATTAATGTGTGAATTTTCTCGGAGCACTGGACAACTCAGCTAGAGAGtacatttctcagcctcccttgcagcttgATGTAGACATGTGACTGAATTCTGAGTGTGGGATGTAGCTGGAAACTGTGTGCCACTCTGGGTCATATCTCTAAGAAAAATGAGCATGGATTCCTTTGCCCCTTCTACCTTTCTACTGGATAGGAGATACGAACTGGAGGATCCATCCAGAACCTGGAGATGATAGCCACATGTGGAGGATATGCTCCTCATTGTACCATTTTGAGCTTTTCAGGCCAGCCTCTCACCCAGTCCTGGAATGCTCACCTCTGTTATGTGAGACAGAAGTAAACCTGCACCTTATTTAAACCAGAATATGTTTGGGATCTTTTAACAGAGCATCTTCACCTGCACCCTCATAAATAGACATTAATGCCCCACAGGCAGTGGTACAGCCCATGACATTTTCCTCCCTATGTAAACATATTATGAGAGAAGAGTGTGTATAGTCCATCCTGAAACCTGCAGCAGAGTCCCTGACATCTCGACTAAGCCACCAATACTTGTCCCTTGTACAACCGCTGGCCTCCTAACTTAccttacttttactttttcctcacaTATTCTCCAAAAAGCAATTGGAGAGATTGTTTTTAAAGTGTAAGTTATATCAAGCTctcccctttttaaaactttccaatGAGCTCCTCTTACAATTAGAACAAAAGCTGAGCTCCTCATGACCTGTTATCATGGTCTGCTCTCCTCCTGCTCTGAACTCACCTGTgcatctctttcctctctctccctgcccaccaCACTCCAGCTACAGCTGCCTCTGGCTCTTCCCCAAAGCTCCACACTGATTCCCACTTCTGTAGGATGAGCAACTTAAAATTCTATTCTAAATTTGGATTAAATAATCATAGAAACAATATATTATTCATAGTAATAGAAGATGCAGAGAATAATGACACAGATTTACATCCATTGGTTAAGAAAGTCCACTTCATGGagtatatccttttttttttttaaggttttatttatttatttgagagagagacagagagggagagtgcatgtATGTGCAGGtcggggaagaggcagagggaaggcaacagaatatcaagcagactccccactgggtgtggagcccaaggtggggttcaatcccatgacccatgagatcatgacctaatctgaaatcaagagtcagacactcaaccaactgagccacccaggtgtcccccacccaCTGGAGTATATACTAAAGAAATAATTGTTCATACACATCCTAGGGAAATGTATGAATATGCATGAATATGCAGTTTATTGCAGtgttgtttataatagcaaaaattgaAAGTAACTTGAATACTCAACAATAGATTGGTTAAATACATTGTTAATTAA is from Canis lupus familiaris isolate Mischka breed German Shepherd chromosome 3, alternate assembly UU_Cfam_GSD_1.0, whole genome shotgun sequence and encodes:
- the LOC119876150 gene encoding toll-like receptor 6 isoform X3, with amino-acid sequence MKLEDLQELNVASNSLAHFPDCGTFNRLSVLIIDSNSISNPSANFLQSCHNIRSMSAGNNPFQCTCELREFVQSLGQVASKVVEGWPDSYKCDSPENYKGTLLKDFHVSPLSCNTTLLLVTIGVAVLVFTVTVTALCIYFDLPWYLRMVFQWTQTRRRARNTPLEELQRTIQFHAFISYSEHDSAWVKNELVPCLEKEELRICLHERNFIPGKSIVENIINCIEKSYKSIFVLSPNFVQSEWCHYELYFAHHNLFHEGSNNLILILLEPIPQNCIPSKYHKLRALMTQRTYLEWPKEKSKHGLFWANIRAAFNMKLTLIAENNNAEAS
- the LOC119876150 gene encoding toll-like receptor 6 isoform X1, with translation MIKDKDSITGSFHFVYIVTLIVGTIIQFSDESEFTVDMSNMNLTHVPEDLPPKTKILDMSQNNISELHLSDMSYLSGLKILRISHNRIWWLDFSIFKFNQDLEYLDLSYNQLRNMSCHLIRSLKHLDLSFNDFHVLPICKEFGNLTQLQFLGLSATKLRQLDLLPIAHLHLSYILLDLQGYYAKESEKGSLQILDTKTLHLVFHPNQLFSVQANMLVNNLGCLQLTNIKLNNDNCQVLIQFLSELTRGPTLLNFTLQHVKTTWKCLVRIFKFLWPKPVQYLNIYNLTIVESINKEYIHYPKTALKALTIEHVKNEVFLFSQTALYTIFSEMNIMMLTISDTPFIHMLCPPPSNTFKFLNFTQNVFTDSVFQSCSHLVRLETLILRKNKLKDLYKVGLMTKHMTSLEILDVSVNSLEYDRYDGNCTWVGSIVVLNLSSNILTDSVFRCLPPKVKVLDLHDNRIRSIPKPIMKLEDLQELNVASNSLAHFPDCGTFNRLSVLIIDSNSISNPSANFLQSCHNIRSMSAGNNPFQCTCELREFVQSLGQVASKVVEGWPDSYKCDSPENYKGTLLKDFHVSPLSCNTTLLLVTIGVAVLVFTVTVTALCIYFDLPWYLRMVFQWTQTRRRARNTPLEELQRTIQFHAFISYSEHDSAWVKNELVPCLEKEELRICLHERNFIPGKSIVENIINCIEKSYKSIFVLSPNFVQSEWCHYELYFAHHNLFHEGSNNLILILLEPIPQNCIPSKYHKLRALMTQRTYLEWPKEKSKHGLFWANIRAAFNMKLTLIAENNNAEAS
- the LOC119876150 gene encoding toll-like receptor 6 isoform X2 encodes the protein MRENAKGDTGGRCLPPKVKVLDLHDNRIRSIPKPIMKLEDLQELNVASNSLAHFPDCGTFNRLSVLIIDSNSISNPSANFLQSCHNIRSMSAGNNPFQCTCELREFVQSLGQVASKVVEGWPDSYKCDSPENYKGTLLKDFHVSPLSCNTTLLLVTIGVAVLVFTVTVTALCIYFDLPWYLRMVFQWTQTRRRARNTPLEELQRTIQFHAFISYSEHDSAWVKNELVPCLEKEELRICLHERNFIPGKSIVENIINCIEKSYKSIFVLSPNFVQSEWCHYELYFAHHNLFHEGSNNLILILLEPIPQNCIPSKYHKLRALMTQRTYLEWPKEKSKHGLFWANIRAAFNMKLTLIAENNNAEAS